The Virgibacillus sp. MSP4-1 genome has a segment encoding these proteins:
- a CDS encoding DMT family transporter: MKDNPSRIWTFLNKNRWAIGVMILVITLLWGYAWVLMKDALQYMGPFTFSAFRFGTGTLTMIIVLAIMRIGLPPKDKWGHLLVAGILQTSIVFLFVMYGLRFVDAGKSSVLLYSMPIWSSILAAKFLKEKVPRMKMMGLGMGFIGLLTILGWDIWINQNPSIIIGELLIVTAAISWGASNVYYRLKLSDVPQLQVNTYQMLFGTLGIILASIVMEWGDPVQLTGESIYYVLFTGVLASALCFTAWFFLLSLIDMVTATISTLLVPVFGMFFGWLLLDEKLTISIIIGSVLILSGIIIANVYRGPANHKAILEHETESEGGSWSSAD; encoded by the coding sequence ATGAAAGACAATCCATCTCGTATTTGGACGTTTCTGAACAAAAATCGGTGGGCTATAGGGGTTATGATACTAGTAATTACACTCCTCTGGGGTTATGCCTGGGTTCTCATGAAAGATGCCCTTCAGTATATGGGGCCATTTACATTTTCGGCCTTTCGCTTTGGGACGGGTACACTCACAATGATCATCGTATTAGCCATTATGAGGATAGGTTTGCCCCCTAAGGATAAATGGGGTCACTTACTTGTGGCAGGTATTCTGCAGACTAGTATCGTCTTTTTGTTTGTGATGTATGGTTTGCGGTTTGTTGACGCTGGTAAATCCTCTGTTCTGTTATATTCCATGCCTATTTGGAGCAGTATACTGGCTGCTAAGTTTTTAAAAGAGAAAGTTCCCCGGATGAAAATGATGGGGCTTGGTATGGGGTTCATTGGACTCTTAACCATTTTAGGCTGGGATATTTGGATCAATCAGAACCCGAGTATCATTATTGGAGAGTTACTCATTGTAACTGCGGCTATATCGTGGGGCGCATCAAATGTTTATTACCGCCTGAAATTGAGTGATGTGCCGCAGCTTCAGGTAAATACATATCAGATGCTCTTTGGTACATTGGGGATCATATTAGCAAGCATCGTCATGGAGTGGGGAGATCCGGTACAGCTTACAGGTGAGAGCATTTATTATGTATTATTCACAGGTGTACTTGCTTCTGCTTTGTGCTTCACAGCCTGGTTCTTTTTATTGAGTCTAATTGACATGGTCACAGCCACGATTTCTACTCTGCTTGTTCCTGTTTTTGGGATGTTTTTTGGCTGGTTATTACTGGATGAGAAATTAACCATAAGCATTATTATTGGTTCCGTTCTGATTCTGAGTGGGATCATTATTGCCAATGTGTATCGTGGTCCGGCAAATCACAAAGCTATTTTAGAGCATGAGACGGAGAGCGAGGGTGGTTCATGGTCATCCGCTGATTAA
- a CDS encoding YdbC family protein: MADFKYEIVKTIAVLSESTKGWTKEFNVISWNGRDPKYDLRDWAPNHERMGRGVTLSNEEADKLKEVLNDQVTPELTPAGTLKE; encoded by the coding sequence ATGGCAGATTTTAAGTATGAGATTGTAAAAACCATTGCTGTATTGTCCGAGTCAACAAAAGGCTGGACAAAGGAATTTAATGTTATCAGCTGGAATGGAAGGGATCCTAAGTATGATCTGCGGGATTGGGCACCCAATCATGAGCGTATGGGCAGGGGAGTAACCCTGTCAAATGAAGAAGCGGATAAATTGAAAGAAGTGCTTAATGATCAAGTCACCCCAGAACTAACACCTGCAGGAACTTTAAAAGAATAG
- a CDS encoding MerR family transcriptional regulator, with product MKVKELAEIAGISVRTLHHYDEIGLLTPAQKNAAGYRIYSEKDLSRLQQILFFRELDFPLKKIKEIMNRPDFDREEALLMHRKMLEEKRRRLDQMIRTIDRTIQNEKGEITMSDKEKFAGFDFSHNPYEQEARKRWGDKAVDESNHKIGRMSNEQQKALGEEFDRIYKDLAAIRHSSPDSEEAQVAIKVWYDYLNKIGHYSLDAFKGLGQMYVADERFTKNIDQYGEGLAVFMRDAMAIYADRNQK from the coding sequence ATGAAGGTAAAAGAACTGGCAGAAATAGCAGGTATCAGTGTGCGCACCCTTCACCACTATGATGAAATCGGTTTGCTCACACCTGCGCAAAAAAATGCCGCAGGATATCGGATATATTCAGAAAAAGATCTGAGCAGACTGCAGCAAATCTTATTTTTCCGAGAGCTTGACTTCCCTTTGAAAAAAATAAAGGAAATCATGAATCGCCCGGACTTTGACCGTGAAGAAGCTCTTCTTATGCATAGAAAAATGCTGGAGGAAAAACGCCGGCGTCTGGACCAGATGATCAGAACAATCGACAGGACGATTCAAAATGAGAAAGGGGAAATCACCATGTCTGATAAAGAAAAATTTGCAGGATTTGATTTCAGTCACAATCCCTATGAACAGGAAGCCCGTAAACGATGGGGAGATAAAGCTGTAGATGAATCCAATCATAAAATAGGACGTATGTCTAACGAACAACAGAAGGCATTAGGGGAAGAGTTTGACAGAATATATAAGGATCTGGCTGCTATCCGTCATTCATCCCCTGATTCTGAAGAGGCTCAGGTGGCTATTAAAGTCTGGTATGATTATCTTAATAAAATCGGTCACTACTCCTTAGATGCATTTAAAGGCTTAGGCCAGATGTATGTAGCTGATGAACGATTTACGAAAAATATTGATCAGTACGGTGAAGGATTAGCTGTATTTATGCGTGATGCCATGGCGATTTATGCAGATCGTAATCAAAAGTAA
- a CDS encoding response regulator transcription factor — MTKVLIVEDEKKLARALQLELEYEGYEAESVLDGKEAVEYILRDTSLDLILLDIQLPGLSGFEVLRRVRREGVRIPILLLTARDEVHDKVSGLDLGANDYLTKPFQIEELLARVRAHLRQQPKQEENILIMEELSVNLQTRTVRRGQDLIELTPREFDLLVFLLKNENQVLTRDQIIEQVWGYDYLGDTNVVDVYIRYLRQKIDKPYSKPYIHTIRGVGYSARNGQV; from the coding sequence GTGACGAAAGTTCTGATTGTGGAGGATGAAAAGAAGCTTGCGAGAGCTTTGCAGCTGGAACTGGAATATGAAGGCTATGAAGCGGAGAGTGTCCTTGATGGGAAGGAAGCGGTTGAATATATATTACGAGATACCAGCCTGGATTTAATTCTTTTAGATATTCAATTACCAGGACTGAGTGGTTTTGAGGTTTTACGAAGGGTCAGACGTGAAGGAGTCCGGATTCCTATTTTGCTGCTAACCGCCCGGGACGAGGTTCATGATAAAGTAAGTGGTCTAGATTTAGGGGCGAATGATTACCTGACCAAGCCTTTCCAGATTGAGGAACTGCTGGCCAGGGTTCGTGCCCATCTCAGGCAGCAGCCGAAGCAGGAGGAGAATATTCTCATAATGGAGGAGTTATCCGTTAATTTACAGACCAGAACAGTCAGGAGGGGGCAGGATCTGATTGAGCTGACCCCGAGAGAGTTTGATCTGTTAGTCTTTCTGCTGAAAAATGAAAATCAGGTATTAACCAGGGATCAGATTATTGAACAGGTTTGGGGCTATGATTATTTAGGGGATACCAATGTAGTCGATGTCTATATCCGATATCTGAGGCAGAAAATCGATAAACCTTATTCCAAGCCCTATATCCATACGATTCGAGGGGTTGGCTATTCGGCAAGGAACGGTCAGGTATGA
- a CDS encoding ATP-binding protein: MKLKTKIQVYATLVLLITILCINTAIFLLFNKITVDAEVDRVKAEADTLMESLATNMNTGVNLDELLKAYVPNQGIVRIINDEEQTIHTVTKKSKYYNLSADYIQKETHAIVEGQDGMQYAVISTPMIWENGEVVTLQVAEELINLEDTMSTLFYVLLFASLIMVVPALIGARVLSNSLLRPIQRLTNIMTENAKQGQMKKIRLSGRSKDELHQMSSSYNQMIDRLRESFTRQEQFVSDASHELKTPISVIKSYTQLLNRWGRKKPEVFEEATEAIQTETDRMDVMIRQMLTLARNQKGDHLKLESVNLTALLQDCVRAFSVTYDRNIQLFSTENKLEGWVDREKINQVFYILIDNACKYSQDEVHVYIDSSEGYIQVKVQDFGEGIPEADVERIFDRFYRVDKARSRDNGGTGLGLSIAKYIVESHNGMITVDTELGNGTAFTVKLPNS, encoded by the coding sequence ATGAAGCTGAAAACAAAGATCCAGGTCTATGCTACCCTGGTTTTGCTCATTACTATTCTATGTATTAATACCGCTATATTCCTTCTGTTCAATAAGATAACTGTTGATGCTGAAGTTGATCGGGTAAAGGCTGAAGCTGATACGTTAATGGAATCCCTGGCAACAAATATGAATACAGGTGTCAATCTGGATGAACTGCTAAAGGCTTATGTACCTAATCAGGGTATTGTACGTATTATTAACGATGAGGAACAGACCATCCATACGGTGACAAAAAAATCAAAGTATTACAACCTTTCAGCAGACTATATACAAAAAGAAACCCATGCCATCGTGGAAGGGCAGGATGGTATGCAGTATGCCGTCATTTCAACCCCGATGATCTGGGAAAATGGGGAAGTTGTAACTCTTCAGGTAGCCGAGGAGCTTATTAACCTTGAAGACACTATGTCAACGTTATTTTATGTGTTGCTGTTCGCATCATTAATTATGGTAGTTCCTGCACTGATTGGGGCCCGGGTCCTTAGTAACTCTTTATTAAGACCAATCCAGCGCCTGACCAATATTATGACTGAGAATGCCAAACAGGGACAAATGAAAAAGATTCGTCTTTCGGGGCGTTCTAAGGATGAACTGCATCAGATGAGCAGTTCATATAATCAAATGATTGATCGACTTAGAGAAAGCTTTACACGCCAGGAGCAATTTGTTTCCGATGCCTCTCATGAGCTGAAGACGCCAATATCTGTAATTAAGAGCTATACTCAATTGCTGAATAGATGGGGGCGAAAAAAACCTGAAGTCTTTGAGGAAGCTACTGAAGCCATTCAAACCGAGACCGATCGGATGGATGTGATGATTCGTCAAATGCTCACCCTGGCCCGGAATCAGAAGGGTGACCACCTTAAACTTGAATCCGTCAATCTCACGGCTCTCCTGCAGGACTGTGTGAGAGCATTTTCGGTGACTTATGACAGAAATATTCAGCTTTTTTCCACGGAAAATAAGTTAGAAGGCTGGGTGGATCGTGAAAAAATCAATCAGGTGTTTTACATTCTGATTGATAATGCCTGTAAATACAGCCAGGATGAGGTTCATGTGTACATCGATTCATCAGAGGGCTATATTCAGGTTAAGGTTCAGGACTTTGGCGAGGGTATTCCGGAAGCAGATGTGGAACGTATTTTTGACCGGTTTTACCGGGTGGATAAGGCCAGAAGTCGTGATAATGGGGGTACGGGCTTAGGCCTGTCGATTGCCAAGTACATTGTTGAGAGCCATAACGGAATGATTACTGTCGATACAGAGCTGGGTAATGGAACAGCTTTTACCGTTAAGCTTCCGAACTCTTAG
- a CDS encoding PepSY domain-containing protein: MKKKILVSVMAIIVAFGAGMGIHQMTKTSSAASLSIEEARKIAEQQFPGEVVEISLEKNGNRAVYEMEIKGDGQEYELILDGETGDVIKLEQKASAKIDNEKQSGQSKKSSDQADDQKQENTSGKKSDDDTKSKPSQNEPEDQPSNQQKDDDHHDDKDEKQDKNNDSKSDGKGNQKSDDDPEAVRFEQPKKEKLPIIQAKAIEIARAEINFDGKVEEVELSDDDGQLFYEIEMVSATHEADIEIDAYTGAVLSISTEREED, from the coding sequence ATGAAGAAAAAAATTCTTGTTTCAGTCATGGCCATTATAGTAGCCTTTGGTGCCGGAATGGGGATCCATCAGATGACCAAAACTTCCTCGGCAGCATCATTATCCATAGAAGAGGCACGTAAAATTGCCGAGCAGCAGTTTCCAGGTGAAGTGGTTGAAATTTCACTTGAGAAGAATGGCAATCGTGCGGTCTATGAAATGGAAATTAAGGGTGATGGGCAGGAATATGAACTTATTCTTGATGGAGAAACGGGTGATGTCATTAAGTTAGAACAAAAAGCATCAGCAAAAATTGACAACGAGAAACAATCAGGACAGTCAAAAAAGTCTTCAGACCAGGCGGATGATCAAAAACAGGAGAATACTTCAGGTAAGAAATCGGATGATGATACAAAATCAAAGCCATCTCAAAATGAACCAGAAGACCAACCGTCCAATCAGCAAAAAGATGATGATCATCATGATGACAAAGATGAAAAACAAGATAAAAACAACGATTCTAAAAGTGATGGGAAGGGCAATCAAAAATCAGATGACGACCCTGAAGCAGTCAGATTCGAGCAACCTAAAAAAGAAAAATTACCTATCATTCAGGCTAAGGCTATTGAAATTGCCCGAGCCGAAATTAATTTTGACGGAAAAGTAGAAGAGGTTGAACTTAGCGATGATGATGGCCAGTTATTCTATGAAATTGAAATGGTAAGCGCAACCCATGAAGCAGACATTGAAATCGATGCTTATACGGGTGCTGTTTTATCCATATCTACAGAGCGAGAAGAGGATTAA
- a CDS encoding cytochrome c oxidase subunit II has translation MKKWFIVSLFTVLVLGLAACGGGDEASGNDGASDDSSSANSVDIVASNWEFDKDTYTVPAGDITFNLTNESGMHGFDIEGTDVTIEGEGSVSGSLEPGEYTIRCNIPCGEGHADMTAQLVVE, from the coding sequence ATGAAAAAATGGTTTATCGTTTCATTATTCACAGTACTTGTTCTGGGGTTAGCTGCCTGCGGTGGGGGAGATGAGGCTTCAGGCAATGATGGAGCTTCAGATGATAGTTCATCTGCTAACTCTGTGGATATCGTCGCATCTAACTGGGAGTTTGATAAAGATACGTACACTGTACCTGCCGGTGATATTACTTTTAACCTTACAAACGAATCAGGTATGCATGGATTTGATATAGAAGGTACGGATGTGACCATCGAAGGAGAAGGATCCGTATCAGGCAGTCTTGAACCAGGGGAATACACCATCAGATGTAACATCCCTTGCGGCGAAGGACATGCAGATATGACTGCACAATTGGTTGTTGAATAA
- a CDS encoding cytochrome c oxidase subunit 2A codes for MAQTKVREPFNQQKKDEEKSLKGTMISVGFVAFVIVTMWMGVFWLYMERV; via the coding sequence ATGGCACAAACCAAAGTGAGGGAACCATTCAATCAGCAAAAGAAAGATGAGGAAAAATCACTAAAAGGAACGATGATTTCAGTCGGATTTGTCGCCTTTGTCATTGTAACGATGTGGATGGGTGTATTTTGGCTATATATGGAACGTGTCTAA
- a CDS encoding cytochrome c oxidase subunit II gives MKKLEEIWMIVSVGILVIFMIVVGYQTYAMGMGPPSHKETIDPQKVDEIAPFNEPGVNKVGDNEYEVVMTLQSFAFTPSNIEIPAGAEVHFTMTSKDVTHGFQVAGTNINAMVMPGHIQKISHTFDEPGEYLVLCNEYCGIGHQMMSTTITVK, from the coding sequence ATGAAGAAGCTTGAAGAAATATGGATGATTGTCAGTGTCGGAATTTTAGTTATATTTATGATCGTTGTTGGATATCAAACTTATGCGATGGGAATGGGACCACCAAGTCACAAAGAAACCATTGATCCCCAGAAAGTAGATGAAATAGCTCCTTTTAATGAACCAGGTGTGAACAAAGTTGGGGATAACGAGTATGAAGTGGTGATGACGCTGCAGTCCTTTGCATTTACACCAAGTAACATTGAAATTCCTGCCGGTGCCGAAGTTCATTTCACAATGACGTCAAAAGATGTTACACACGGCTTTCAGGTAGCAGGAACGAACATCAATGCTATGGTTATGCCAGGGCATATTCAAAAAATTTCCCATACATTTGATGAGCCTGGGGAGTATCTGGTGCTTTGTAATGAATACTGCGGGATTGGGCACCAAATGATGAGTACAACCATTACGGTGAAGTAA
- a CDS encoding cbb3-type cytochrome c oxidase subunit I: protein MEHAAKLKFREKSKKVLGVTPQDAKLSLTYFSVAFISLLIGGILGLVQGLERAGLLELPAWLNYYQVLSAHGILLLLVFSTTFTIGYQYANLSHSFGGLLPKVRKFAWAGFYLMVLGVAIVVTMIVLNEASVLYTFYPPLAAHPLFYIGLVFLVAGIWATCIGVFINYRHWRKNHPGEPTPILAFFAMGVFVLWIFATIGVTVEVLTLIPWSMGITETINVMVSRTLFWWFGHTLVNIWYLVATSAWYIIVPKIIGGRHFNEKLIRLVVILLVILNIPGGFHHQIVDPAISISIKFLHVFMSLAIAVPSLMTAFAMFAVFERAGRKKGGKGLLGWLTKLPWGDVRFLAPMIAMIGFIFGGAGGIVNTSNQLNQVIHNTMWVVGHFHVTVGVSVVMTFFGISYWLIPHLAKRKLTKKMNRVGVIQTIIWTIGMILMAGSMHIAGLLGDPRRTAYTTYGDHPTALGWIPYEYVFAIGAVFLLIGVIIQVYAVFHMMFRSPKGETEYPVAEPEDDAPKAPMWTERWGLWMVLLLAVMAMAYVVPIVDMIMNAPPGSPPIRTW, encoded by the coding sequence ATGGAGCATGCAGCAAAACTAAAGTTTCGTGAGAAGTCTAAAAAAGTATTAGGAGTAACGCCACAGGATGCTAAGCTGTCTTTAACCTATTTTTCAGTTGCCTTTATCTCCCTGCTTATCGGCGGTATATTGGGACTGGTACAAGGACTGGAGCGGGCCGGACTTTTAGAACTTCCTGCATGGTTGAACTATTATCAGGTATTATCGGCACATGGTATTTTACTATTACTTGTGTTCTCAACAACATTTACGATTGGCTATCAATACGCAAACCTTTCCCATTCATTTGGGGGCTTGCTTCCAAAGGTACGTAAATTTGCCTGGGCCGGATTTTATTTAATGGTCCTTGGAGTTGCTATTGTTGTTACCATGATCGTCTTAAATGAAGCATCGGTCTTATACACATTCTATCCACCATTAGCCGCCCACCCGTTGTTTTATATTGGTTTAGTCTTTCTTGTAGCAGGGATTTGGGCAACGTGTATCGGAGTGTTTATTAATTACCGCCACTGGAGAAAAAATCACCCAGGTGAGCCGACTCCAATTCTTGCTTTCTTTGCAATGGGTGTATTTGTTCTATGGATCTTTGCGACGATTGGCGTTACCGTTGAAGTCTTAACCCTTATTCCATGGTCAATGGGAATAACAGAGACCATTAATGTTATGGTCTCAAGAACCTTATTCTGGTGGTTCGGACACACACTGGTTAACATTTGGTACCTTGTAGCAACCTCAGCATGGTACATCATTGTTCCAAAAATTATTGGTGGCAGACATTTTAATGAGAAGTTGATTCGGCTTGTGGTGATTTTACTGGTCATTCTTAACATCCCTGGCGGCTTCCACCACCAGATTGTTGACCCGGCTATTTCAATTTCAATTAAGTTCTTACACGTCTTTATGAGTTTGGCAATTGCCGTTCCATCCCTTATGACTGCATTTGCAATGTTTGCCGTATTTGAAAGGGCAGGTCGGAAAAAAGGCGGAAAAGGTCTGCTTGGCTGGCTGACAAAACTTCCATGGGGAGACGTTCGCTTCCTAGCTCCTATGATTGCCATGATTGGCTTTATCTTTGGTGGTGCAGGCGGAATTGTCAATACAAGTAACCAGCTGAACCAGGTTATTCATAATACAATGTGGGTAGTCGGACATTTCCACGTAACTGTAGGTGTATCGGTTGTCATGACCTTCTTCGGTATTAGTTACTGGTTAATCCCGCATTTAGCAAAACGTAAGCTTACGAAGAAAATGAACCGTGTAGGAGTGATTCAAACCATTATCTGGACCATTGGTATGATCCTGATGGCCGGTTCCATGCATATCGCAGGACTCCTGGGAGACCCACGCAGAACGGCTTATACAACTTATGGTGATCACCCAACAGCATTAGGCTGGATTCCTTATGAATATGTATTTGCAATTGGTGCGGTATTCTTACTTATTGGTGTCATCATTCAGGTATATGCTGTCTTCCACATGATGTTCCGTTCACCTAAGGGAGAAACAGAGTATCCTGTAGCAGAGCCTGAAGATGATGCACCCAAAGCACCAATGTGGACCGAGCGTTGGGGACTTTGGATGGTATTACTATTAGCCGTTATGGCTATGGCGTATGTTGTGCCAATTGTTGATATGATTATGAATGCACCTCCAGGGTCACCTCCAATTAGAACCTGGTAA
- a CDS encoding SCO family protein encodes MKQTGRNWLAVIAVLIFGFILFYTSTDGFRAFTTEAARTYELTQTQPEFPNVTLQDSKGESYKLNDFSKDKFMFVTFMYTNCTTVCPQLEMNMSEVYKQIPSEYIGEDIVFLSISFDPENDDPKTLEKYRSYFDSNGETWRMARVKDQKELEQMLDRLGVVVIPDGYGNFQHNTAFYLIGRDGHLLEVMDFTKIDEAADTVQAYLEGGIS; translated from the coding sequence ATGAAACAAACCGGGCGAAACTGGCTGGCTGTGATTGCAGTTCTGATTTTTGGATTTATTCTTTTTTATACCAGTACAGACGGGTTTCGAGCCTTTACAACGGAAGCGGCCAGAACCTATGAATTAACTCAAACACAGCCTGAATTTCCAAATGTAACGTTGCAGGATAGTAAAGGGGAATCTTACAAACTCAATGATTTTTCAAAAGATAAATTTATGTTTGTGACCTTTATGTATACCAATTGTACGACGGTTTGTCCACAGCTTGAGATGAACATGTCTGAGGTTTATAAGCAGATTCCATCCGAGTATATAGGTGAGGATATTGTTTTCCTAAGTATAAGCTTTGATCCTGAGAATGACGATCCAAAAACCCTGGAAAAGTATCGCTCCTATTTTGACAGTAATGGAGAAACGTGGCGTATGGCCCGGGTCAAGGATCAGAAAGAGCTGGAACAGATGCTGGACCGTTTAGGGGTTGTGGTGATTCCGGATGGGTATGGAAATTTTCAGCATAACACGGCCTTTTATTTAATCGGCAGAGACGGACATTTACTGGAAGTGATGGATTTTACGAAGATAGATGAAGCAGCGGATACAGTGCAGGCATATCTGGAAGGGGGGATATCATGA
- a CDS encoding Lin0512 family protein → MKKLLFIETGMGIDVHGQNVTKAAVRAVHNAIHFNSMPGIKELLPDQNLESMQVKIKLGVPSNQEQLDEEAVKAEIPYGQVTLEVQHGGLATTHGIVLEDKDDQNDLMLITVASVEVGY, encoded by the coding sequence ATGAAAAAACTTCTGTTCATTGAAACCGGAATGGGAATTGATGTACACGGCCAGAACGTAACCAAAGCAGCTGTTCGCGCGGTGCATAATGCCATTCATTTTAACTCTATGCCTGGAATTAAGGAATTACTACCCGATCAAAATTTAGAAAGTATGCAGGTAAAGATCAAACTTGGTGTACCCTCCAATCAGGAACAGTTAGATGAAGAGGCTGTAAAAGCCGAAATTCCATATGGTCAGGTGACATTGGAAGTTCAACACGGCGGTCTTGCCACCACCCACGGCATCGTACTTGAAGATAAAGACGATCAAAACGACTTAATGCTAATCACAGTAGCCTCAGTTGAAGTAGGATATTAG
- a CDS encoding CidA/LrgA family protein, producing the protein MGNINTLAKVILQIGMISLFYMVGTWIQQLFHLIIPGSIIGMLLLFVTLLTTKFNPDWIEDGANLLIKHLPLLFIPVTVGIINYLFIFKGKGLILIPIAFFSTILVIAGSGAVSQYLAGKKVMEHE; encoded by the coding sequence TTGGGAAACATTAATACTTTAGCAAAAGTCATTCTGCAAATAGGTATGATATCTTTATTCTATATGGTGGGTACCTGGATTCAACAACTATTTCATCTGATAATCCCCGGAAGCATTATCGGGATGCTCCTGCTTTTCGTTACGCTGCTGACAACAAAATTCAACCCGGATTGGATCGAGGATGGAGCGAATCTATTAATAAAGCATCTGCCATTATTATTTATTCCTGTCACGGTTGGAATTATAAATTATTTATTCATTTTTAAGGGAAAGGGACTCATTCTGATACCGATTGCCTTTTTCAGTACAATCCTTGTGATTGCAGGGTCCGGTGCGGTCAGTCAGTACCTGGCGGGAAAAAAGGTGATGGAGCATGAATAG
- a CDS encoding LrgB family protein, with product MNSFLIFLAGLIGTFIAYTGALYLYQRYPYPVLLPVFVATFIIAVSLLMFDIPYEAYMQGGKWIDWLLGPAVVALAFPLYKQWELVKKYPYPLLAGVGFGSVLGISTGLLLAKWFQFDDQIIYSMIPKNSTTPVAMDITESLGGIAPMATVFVMIAGIGGAITGPAILKWCGITHFLGMGVGMGSASHAIGTSKIMEQSVQAGAVSTVAMTLSAITISILSPVFSYLLL from the coding sequence ATGAATAGTTTCTTGATCTTCCTGGCAGGTTTGATAGGCACCTTTATCGCGTATACAGGAGCCTTATATTTGTACCAGAGATATCCCTATCCAGTTTTGCTGCCTGTGTTTGTGGCAACGTTTATTATTGCTGTATCCCTTCTTATGTTTGATATTCCTTATGAAGCCTATATGCAGGGAGGGAAATGGATCGACTGGCTGCTTGGACCTGCTGTTGTGGCACTGGCATTTCCGCTATACAAACAATGGGAGCTTGTAAAAAAATATCCCTATCCATTACTGGCTGGAGTAGGGTTCGGATCAGTGCTGGGGATTTCCACAGGACTATTGTTAGCCAAGTGGTTTCAGTTCGATGACCAGATTATCTATTCCATGATTCCGAAAAACTCCACCACACCTGTGGCGATGGATATTACGGAATCACTGGGTGGGATTGCACCTATGGCAACCGTTTTTGTAATGATTGCCGGGATTGGTGGTGCTATTACAGGACCAGCTATTTTAAAATGGTGCGGGATTACTCATTTCTTAGGGATGGGAGTGGGGATGGGGAGCGCTTCTCACGCGATTGGCACCTCCAAAATTATGGAACAGAGTGTGCAGGCAGGAGCTGTCAGCACGGTGGCAATGACACTTAGCGCCATTACCATCTCTATTTTAAGTCCGGTCTTTTCCTATCTATTGCTGTAG